One Glycine max cultivar Williams 82 chromosome 4, Glycine_max_v4.0, whole genome shotgun sequence DNA segment encodes these proteins:
- the LOC100791982 gene encoding uncharacterized protein isoform X1: MSNNLVSEPIPSMQMAQLEPLMNKVDSSGRQVEMGLLGPVSSDVIVSQSQGTSNEHVGLLRAVPGEASNPGMHQILSANKHSMLMDILPNSSGPQQQPTTPKRKAPMELLSSSSFNKRVAQMGSRPWLQQVPNVSNKGSLQMQSPSHASRTQHLAASSKRKTQLDNTPSKSGTPRSMSSKSQNTQMKQSSKVQTESSDSVRSKMRESLASALALVCQQGKLQLPNNNTPNDAANSQGKLENSSQCAGSAPASIDASLEQRKDISQSVNSSFADADSVGNVVGEHMQSTAYEDFPEKYKDYEAGPTNTSNNESILSSMHVLNRDKQDFQSSYFLTTDAVSFSDGFFMKDDLLQGNGLSWVLSDMVDVGNQRESQINIEQRSEPEESGGGCRVEVPLPKLLASRIEAELFKLFGGVNKKYKEKGRSLLFNLKDHNNPELRERVMFGKIPPEQLCSMTAEELASKELSQWRIAKAEELAQMVVLPDSDVDFRRLVKKTHKGEFQVEVEHEDNVPVEEVSGGTTSVAQSQTIKKDVEDASPSKPDVNTDGEKGNLQKDDTFSITISSNDGADPMQGLMTDDALKDPDFLPPIVSLDEFMESLHSEPPFENLPVESGKVTPTSDKDDSGVGSKSKSADLTPNEQADVNADNKSEKFQSTRVNSDAEKEKKINAESGAISSDAGYCGSQADMKSTDGHTKERSTDDVKSASSDAELRGNQFHLEERYGNNNRYSKDAVLTKGECLWEGMLQPNISSTHSVVSIFKSGEKTAAEDWPGFLEIKGRVRCDAFEKFLQDLRQSRSRAIMVSHFVSKESDDQSTLSEVADSYVLDERVGFAEPAPGVELYFCPPHNKTVEMLCNIIPKEQIEEVNSIDNGLIGIIVWRKTNLTSSISPTTESHHKHSSKRQYFSRRQQDINMNANSTLKAVPSMGVKMTENDDDDVPPGFGPPVAQVEDDLSEFSFCSNPSHLGQKPMGSSNVVPLHPVNPAPPCPAEQMRELVHKYGQNKPNVPSINWQDKFGGTIQPWNDDDDDIPEWQPQNSQNQFPPQQTMHNFHLRPHILNQSFPGSQQQPIMTPQYLQPPMNVTHGQRNFDPQGVPSPQGSNLQPRGGPPYAQGTTWPQHASSSTGY; this comes from the exons ATGTCCAACAATCTGGTTTCAGAGCCGATACCAAGTATGCAGATGGCTCAACTGGAGCCCCTTATGAACAAGGTTGATTCATCAGGGAGACAGGTGGAAATGGGGCTCTTGGGTCCTGTATCCAGTGATGTTATTGTGTCACAGTCGCAGGGAACCTCGAATGAGCATGTTGGATTGTTGAGAGCTGTACCTGGTGAAGCAAGTAATCCAGGAATGCATCAAATTCTGTCCGCTAACAAACACTCCATGCTAATGGATATACTTCCAAACAGCTCAGGGCCACAGCAGCAGCCAACAACTCCCAAGCGCAAGGCACCGATGGAATTATTGTCCAGTAGCTCCTTTAACAAGCGGGTTGCACAGATGGGAAGTAGACCTTGGTTGCAGCAAGTACCTAATGTATCAAATAAAGGTTCTCTGCAGATGCAATCCCCATCACATGCCTCTAGGACACAACATTTGGCAGCTTCTAGTAAGAGAAAAACGCAGTTGGATAACACTCCCAGTAAATCTGGGACACCTCGGTCCATGAGTTCTAAAAGTCAAAATACACAGATGAAGCAGTCCTCCAAGGTTCAAACTGAATCATCTGATAGTGTTAGGTCCAAGATGAGAGAGTCTTTAGCTTCTGCTCTGGCCTTGGTTTGTCAGCAAGGTAAACTTCAGCTCCCAAACAATAATACACCAAATGATGCTGCCAATAGTCAGGGTAAATTAGAGAACAGCTCTCAATGTGCTGGATCAGCACCTGCTTCCATTGATGCTTCACTGGAGCAAAGGAAGGATATTTCTCAATCAGTTAATTCTTCTTTTGCTGATGCTGATTCAGTTGGCAATGTGGTGGGAGAGCACATGCAAAGTACAGCTTATGAAGATTTTCCAGAAAAATACAAGGACTACGAAGCAGGACCCACAAACACATCAAACAATGAAAGCATACTGAGTTCTATGCATGTCTTGAACCGTGATAAGCAAGATTTCCAGTCAAGTTACTTTTTGACTACTGATGCTGTTTCTTTCAGTGACGGTTTCTTTATGAAAGATGATCTTTTACAGGGAAATGGTCTTTCATGGGTATTATCTGATATGGTCGATGTGGGAAATCAAAGGGAAAGTCAAATTAATATAGAGCAGAGATCAGAACCTGAGGAATCAGGTGGAGGTTGTAGGGTGGAGGTCCCTTTGCCTAAACTTTTGGCATCAAGAATAGAGGCAGAACTCTTCAAACTGTTTGGAGGTGTGAATAAGAAGTACAAAGAAAAAGGGAGGTctcttttattcaatttaaaagaTCACAATAATCCTGAACTTAGAGAAAGGGTCATGTTTGGTAAAATTCCTCCAGAACAATTATGTTCTATGACAGCTGAGGAACTTGCTTCAAAGGAGCTCTCTCAGTGGCGGATAGCCAAGGCTGAGGAGCTTGCTCAAATGGTGGTTTTACCTGATTCAGATGTTGATTTTAGACGTTTGGTCAAGAAGACACATAAAGGTGAATTTCAAGTGGAAGTTGAACATGAAGACAATGTCCCTGTGGAGGAGGTTTCAGGTGGCACAACCTCTGTGGCTCAAAgccaaacaataaaaaaggatGTGGAAGATGCTTCTCCTTCCAAACCTGATGTGAACACTGATGGTGAGAAGGGAAATTTACAGAAGGATGATACATTTTCCATTACCATTTCTTCCAACGACGGGGCTGATCCCATGCAAGGGCTTATGACTGATGATGCATTAAAGGACCCTGACTTTCTTCCACCTATTGTATCTCTTGATGAATTCATGGAATCTCTTCATTCTGAGCCACCATTTGAAAATTTACCAGTAGAATCTGGGAAAGTGACACCTACCTCAGACAAGGATGATTCTGGGGTTGGATCTAAATCTAAATCTGCTGATTTAACACCAAATGAGCAAGCTGATGTCAACGCTGATAATAAGTCTGAGAAGTTTCAGAGCACGCGTGTGAATTCAGATGctgaaaaggagaaaaagattAATGCTGAATCTGGGGCCATTTCTTCTGATGCGGGATACTGTGGGAGTCAAGCTGACATGAAGTCAACTGATGGTCATACCAAGGAAAGGTCAACTGATGATGTGAAGTCTGCTTCTAGCGATGCTGAGTTGAGAGGCAATCAGTTTCATCTGGAAGAGAGATATGGTAATAATAATAGGTACTCAAAGGATGCAGTTCTCACTAAGGGTGAATGCCTCTGGGAGGGAATGCTTCAACCAAATATCTCTAGCACTCATTCAGTCGTAAGCATCTTTAAGAG TGGTGAGAAAACTGCTGCTGAAGACTGGCCTGGGTTTCTTGAGATCAAGGGAAGGGTGCGATGTGATGCATTTGAGAAATTTCTGCAAGACCTTCGACAGTCCAGAAGTCGGGCAATCATG GTTTCACATTTCGTTTCCAAAGAGTCGGATGATCAATCAACTCTCAGTGAG GTGGCTGACTCGTACGTTTTGGACGAGAGAGTAGGGTTTGCTGAGCCTGCCCCTGGAGTTGAACTTTACTTTTGTCCACCTCATAATAAAACAGTTGAAATGCTCTGCAACATAATTCCAAAGGAACAAATTGAGGAAGTTAATTCTATTGATAATGGCCTAATTGGTATTATTGTATGgagaaaaactaatttaacttcGTCTATATCACCCACCACTGAATCACATCACAAACATAGCTCTAAAAGACAATACTTCAGTAGGAGACAGCAAGATATAAATATGAATGCCAATTCTACCCTTAAAGCAGTGCCCTCTATGGGTGTTAAGATGACTgagaatgatgatgatgacgtgCCTCCCGGATTTGGGCCACCAGTGGCCCAAGTGGAGGATGACCTGTCAGAGTTTAGTTTCTGTTCAAATCCATCACACTTGGGTCAAAAACCAATGGGGTCATCAAATGTGGTCCCATTACACCCGGTTAACCCAGCTCCACCATGCCCTGCAGAACAAATGAGGGAACTTGTACACAAATATGGGCAAAACAAACCAAATGTACCTTCGATAAACTGGCAGGATAAATTTGGGGGAACAATTCAACCctggaatgatgatgatgatgacataCCTGAATGGCAGCCCCAAAACTCCCAGAATCAGTTTCCTCCCCAACAGACAATGCACAACTTTCATCTTAGACCTCACATTTTGAATCAATCATTTCCGGGTTCACAGCAACAGCCAATCATGACACCACAATATCTGCAACCCCCAATGAATGTGACCCATGGCCAACGAAATTTTGACCCTCAGGGGGTTCCTTCTCCACAGGGTAGCAACCTACAGCCAAGAGGTGGACCACCCTATGCGCAAGGCACTACCTGGCCTCAACATGCGTCTAGCAGTACAGGATATTAG
- the LOC100791982 gene encoding uncharacterized protein isoform X2, with protein MQMAQLEPLMNKVDSSGRQVEMGLLGPVSSDVIVSQSQGTSNEHVGLLRAVPGEASNPGMHQILSANKHSMLMDILPNSSGPQQQPTTPKRKAPMELLSSSSFNKRVAQMGSRPWLQQVPNVSNKGSLQMQSPSHASRTQHLAASSKRKTQLDNTPSKSGTPRSMSSKSQNTQMKQSSKVQTESSDSVRSKMRESLASALALVCQQGKLQLPNNNTPNDAANSQGKLENSSQCAGSAPASIDASLEQRKDISQSVNSSFADADSVGNVVGEHMQSTAYEDFPEKYKDYEAGPTNTSNNESILSSMHVLNRDKQDFQSSYFLTTDAVSFSDGFFMKDDLLQGNGLSWVLSDMVDVGNQRESQINIEQRSEPEESGGGCRVEVPLPKLLASRIEAELFKLFGGVNKKYKEKGRSLLFNLKDHNNPELRERVMFGKIPPEQLCSMTAEELASKELSQWRIAKAEELAQMVVLPDSDVDFRRLVKKTHKGEFQVEVEHEDNVPVEEVSGGTTSVAQSQTIKKDVEDASPSKPDVNTDGEKGNLQKDDTFSITISSNDGADPMQGLMTDDALKDPDFLPPIVSLDEFMESLHSEPPFENLPVESGKVTPTSDKDDSGVGSKSKSADLTPNEQADVNADNKSEKFQSTRVNSDAEKEKKINAESGAISSDAGYCGSQADMKSTDGHTKERSTDDVKSASSDAELRGNQFHLEERYGNNNRYSKDAVLTKGECLWEGMLQPNISSTHSVVSIFKSGEKTAAEDWPGFLEIKGRVRCDAFEKFLQDLRQSRSRAIMVSHFVSKESDDQSTLSEVADSYVLDERVGFAEPAPGVELYFCPPHNKTVEMLCNIIPKEQIEEVNSIDNGLIGIIVWRKTNLTSSISPTTESHHKHSSKRQYFSRRQQDINMNANSTLKAVPSMGVKMTENDDDDVPPGFGPPVAQVEDDLSEFSFCSNPSHLGQKPMGSSNVVPLHPVNPAPPCPAEQMRELVHKYGQNKPNVPSINWQDKFGGTIQPWNDDDDDIPEWQPQNSQNQFPPQQTMHNFHLRPHILNQSFPGSQQQPIMTPQYLQPPMNVTHGQRNFDPQGVPSPQGSNLQPRGGPPYAQGTTWPQHASSSTGY; from the exons ATGCAGATGGCTCAACTGGAGCCCCTTATGAACAAGGTTGATTCATCAGGGAGACAGGTGGAAATGGGGCTCTTGGGTCCTGTATCCAGTGATGTTATTGTGTCACAGTCGCAGGGAACCTCGAATGAGCATGTTGGATTGTTGAGAGCTGTACCTGGTGAAGCAAGTAATCCAGGAATGCATCAAATTCTGTCCGCTAACAAACACTCCATGCTAATGGATATACTTCCAAACAGCTCAGGGCCACAGCAGCAGCCAACAACTCCCAAGCGCAAGGCACCGATGGAATTATTGTCCAGTAGCTCCTTTAACAAGCGGGTTGCACAGATGGGAAGTAGACCTTGGTTGCAGCAAGTACCTAATGTATCAAATAAAGGTTCTCTGCAGATGCAATCCCCATCACATGCCTCTAGGACACAACATTTGGCAGCTTCTAGTAAGAGAAAAACGCAGTTGGATAACACTCCCAGTAAATCTGGGACACCTCGGTCCATGAGTTCTAAAAGTCAAAATACACAGATGAAGCAGTCCTCCAAGGTTCAAACTGAATCATCTGATAGTGTTAGGTCCAAGATGAGAGAGTCTTTAGCTTCTGCTCTGGCCTTGGTTTGTCAGCAAGGTAAACTTCAGCTCCCAAACAATAATACACCAAATGATGCTGCCAATAGTCAGGGTAAATTAGAGAACAGCTCTCAATGTGCTGGATCAGCACCTGCTTCCATTGATGCTTCACTGGAGCAAAGGAAGGATATTTCTCAATCAGTTAATTCTTCTTTTGCTGATGCTGATTCAGTTGGCAATGTGGTGGGAGAGCACATGCAAAGTACAGCTTATGAAGATTTTCCAGAAAAATACAAGGACTACGAAGCAGGACCCACAAACACATCAAACAATGAAAGCATACTGAGTTCTATGCATGTCTTGAACCGTGATAAGCAAGATTTCCAGTCAAGTTACTTTTTGACTACTGATGCTGTTTCTTTCAGTGACGGTTTCTTTATGAAAGATGATCTTTTACAGGGAAATGGTCTTTCATGGGTATTATCTGATATGGTCGATGTGGGAAATCAAAGGGAAAGTCAAATTAATATAGAGCAGAGATCAGAACCTGAGGAATCAGGTGGAGGTTGTAGGGTGGAGGTCCCTTTGCCTAAACTTTTGGCATCAAGAATAGAGGCAGAACTCTTCAAACTGTTTGGAGGTGTGAATAAGAAGTACAAAGAAAAAGGGAGGTctcttttattcaatttaaaagaTCACAATAATCCTGAACTTAGAGAAAGGGTCATGTTTGGTAAAATTCCTCCAGAACAATTATGTTCTATGACAGCTGAGGAACTTGCTTCAAAGGAGCTCTCTCAGTGGCGGATAGCCAAGGCTGAGGAGCTTGCTCAAATGGTGGTTTTACCTGATTCAGATGTTGATTTTAGACGTTTGGTCAAGAAGACACATAAAGGTGAATTTCAAGTGGAAGTTGAACATGAAGACAATGTCCCTGTGGAGGAGGTTTCAGGTGGCACAACCTCTGTGGCTCAAAgccaaacaataaaaaaggatGTGGAAGATGCTTCTCCTTCCAAACCTGATGTGAACACTGATGGTGAGAAGGGAAATTTACAGAAGGATGATACATTTTCCATTACCATTTCTTCCAACGACGGGGCTGATCCCATGCAAGGGCTTATGACTGATGATGCATTAAAGGACCCTGACTTTCTTCCACCTATTGTATCTCTTGATGAATTCATGGAATCTCTTCATTCTGAGCCACCATTTGAAAATTTACCAGTAGAATCTGGGAAAGTGACACCTACCTCAGACAAGGATGATTCTGGGGTTGGATCTAAATCTAAATCTGCTGATTTAACACCAAATGAGCAAGCTGATGTCAACGCTGATAATAAGTCTGAGAAGTTTCAGAGCACGCGTGTGAATTCAGATGctgaaaaggagaaaaagattAATGCTGAATCTGGGGCCATTTCTTCTGATGCGGGATACTGTGGGAGTCAAGCTGACATGAAGTCAACTGATGGTCATACCAAGGAAAGGTCAACTGATGATGTGAAGTCTGCTTCTAGCGATGCTGAGTTGAGAGGCAATCAGTTTCATCTGGAAGAGAGATATGGTAATAATAATAGGTACTCAAAGGATGCAGTTCTCACTAAGGGTGAATGCCTCTGGGAGGGAATGCTTCAACCAAATATCTCTAGCACTCATTCAGTCGTAAGCATCTTTAAGAG TGGTGAGAAAACTGCTGCTGAAGACTGGCCTGGGTTTCTTGAGATCAAGGGAAGGGTGCGATGTGATGCATTTGAGAAATTTCTGCAAGACCTTCGACAGTCCAGAAGTCGGGCAATCATG GTTTCACATTTCGTTTCCAAAGAGTCGGATGATCAATCAACTCTCAGTGAG GTGGCTGACTCGTACGTTTTGGACGAGAGAGTAGGGTTTGCTGAGCCTGCCCCTGGAGTTGAACTTTACTTTTGTCCACCTCATAATAAAACAGTTGAAATGCTCTGCAACATAATTCCAAAGGAACAAATTGAGGAAGTTAATTCTATTGATAATGGCCTAATTGGTATTATTGTATGgagaaaaactaatttaacttcGTCTATATCACCCACCACTGAATCACATCACAAACATAGCTCTAAAAGACAATACTTCAGTAGGAGACAGCAAGATATAAATATGAATGCCAATTCTACCCTTAAAGCAGTGCCCTCTATGGGTGTTAAGATGACTgagaatgatgatgatgacgtgCCTCCCGGATTTGGGCCACCAGTGGCCCAAGTGGAGGATGACCTGTCAGAGTTTAGTTTCTGTTCAAATCCATCACACTTGGGTCAAAAACCAATGGGGTCATCAAATGTGGTCCCATTACACCCGGTTAACCCAGCTCCACCATGCCCTGCAGAACAAATGAGGGAACTTGTACACAAATATGGGCAAAACAAACCAAATGTACCTTCGATAAACTGGCAGGATAAATTTGGGGGAACAATTCAACCctggaatgatgatgatgatgacataCCTGAATGGCAGCCCCAAAACTCCCAGAATCAGTTTCCTCCCCAACAGACAATGCACAACTTTCATCTTAGACCTCACATTTTGAATCAATCATTTCCGGGTTCACAGCAACAGCCAATCATGACACCACAATATCTGCAACCCCCAATGAATGTGACCCATGGCCAACGAAATTTTGACCCTCAGGGGGTTCCTTCTCCACAGGGTAGCAACCTACAGCCAAGAGGTGGACCACCCTATGCGCAAGGCACTACCTGGCCTCAACATGCGTCTAGCAGTACAGGATATTAG